From Raphanus sativus cultivar WK10039 unplaced genomic scaffold, ASM80110v3 Scaffold1549, whole genome shotgun sequence, one genomic window encodes:
- the LOC130504403 gene encoding protein JINGUBANG-like: MIRCHETQEEGDWSHEDHQISISQALHQCIATLVGNTSSYISSLTLAGKRLYTGSNDGVVRLWNASTLETLAEATSNGDVITGERGDGGAVKSLVILADKLFTAHQDQKIRVWKINDVVEGAEASNKKYMHIATMPTMSDRLAKCLMPNNQVQIRRHKKASWVHHVNAVSGLALSRDGTLLYSVSWDRTLKIWRTTDFKCLESITDAHDDAINAVELSENGDIYTGSSDRKIKVWRKNLDEEKKKRKNHYLVATLSDHDSGINALALTSYNLLYSGGSDGSILVWERNDEGGDIAVIGVLRGHMESVLCLAVVSDIVCSGSADKTVRLWKCSSTDYSCLAVLEGHGGPVKCLTGAIRDSGTQSEASYHIYSGGLDSQVKVWQILVPTL, from the coding sequence ATGATACGATGCCACGAAacacaagaagaaggagattggTCTCATGAAGATCATCAAATATCTATTTCGCAAGCACTTCATCAATGTATCGCTACTCTTGTTGGTAACACATCCTCTTACATTTCATCTCTAACCCTTGCAGGAAAGAGACTTTACACAGGCTCCAACGACGGAGTTGTAAGATTATGGAATGCAAGCACGTTGGAAACATTAGCCGAAGCGACAAGCAACGGCGATGTAATAACAGGAGAAAGAGGAGACGGAGGAGCAGTGAAGTCTTTGGTAATCTTGGCTGACAAACTCTTCACAGCACATCAAGATCAGAAGATACGTGTCTGGAAGATAAACGACGTCGTTGAAGGAGCAGAAGCtagtaataaaaaatacatgCATATAGCAACGATGCCAACGATGAGTGACCGTTTGGCAAAGTGTTTGATGCCTAACAACCAAGTCCAAATAAGGAGGCACAAGAAAGCCTCTTGGGTTCACCATGTAAACGCGGTTTCCGGTTTAGCCTTGTCAAGAGATGGAACACTACTTTATTCTGTCTCATGGGACCGGACGCTCAAGATCTGGCGAACCACAGATTTTAAATGCCTAGAGTCCATTACAGACGCCCACGACGATGCAATCAATGCTGTTGAACTGTCCGAGAATGGAGATATATACACGGGATCTTCTGACCGGAAAATTAAAGTGTGGAGGAAGAACCTCGAtgaggagaaaaagaaaaggaagaatcATTATTTGGTTGCAACATTGTCAGACCATGATTCGGGTATTAACGCGTTGGCATTAACCAGTTACAATCTTTTGTATTCGGGTGGATCTGACGGATCAATATTGGTGTGGGAAAGAAACGACGAAGGTGGAGACATTGCTGTTATTGGGGTGCTGAGAGGTCACATGGAGTCTGTTCTTTGCCTTGCTGTTGTTTCAGATATAGTCTGTAGTGGCTCTGCAGATAAGACAGTGAGGCTGTGGAAATGTTCTTCTACGGATTATTCGTGCTTAGCTGTGCTGGAGGGGCATGGAGGACCGGTTAAATGCTTAACTGGAGCCATTCGTGATTCCGGTACACAATCTGAGGCTTCTTATCACATTTA